Proteins encoded in a region of the Roseateles sp. SL47 genome:
- a CDS encoding porin — translation MKTPNQQGLRAGTALAAACASLCMASGGAEAQSVTIYGLIDASVEHLSDVGASRSGLTRVPGLTGSLPSRLGLRGSEDLGGGLKAVFVLEQGIGVDSGTLNQGGRVWGRQAYVGLSGDFGTVALGRQYSMLYWSQLDADLLGPAMFGSGSLDSYLPNSRVDNAMAWRGTFSGWTLGATFSPGRDSVNAGPTPAGTNCPGESATDSKACRQWSAMVKYDTANWGAVAAVDAIRGGTGAFAGLTSSALTDRRATVAGWARWDNWKVGGGLINRRNEGSTTTPKSKLWYVGAGYTVNPQILLEAELFKLDYKNSANQATLLAVRATYTLSKRTALYATAGRIDNDGTLALSVSNAASGGTPPAGGSQNGIATGIKHSF, via the coding sequence ATGAAGACCCCCAATCAACAAGGACTGCGGGCCGGCACTGCCCTGGCAGCGGCCTGCGCGAGCCTGTGCATGGCCAGTGGTGGCGCCGAGGCGCAAAGCGTCACCATCTATGGACTGATCGATGCGTCCGTGGAGCACCTCAGCGATGTCGGCGCCAGCCGCAGCGGGCTGACCCGCGTGCCGGGCCTCACCGGTTCATTGCCGTCGCGCCTGGGGCTGCGCGGCAGTGAGGACCTGGGCGGCGGCCTGAAGGCCGTGTTCGTGCTGGAGCAGGGCATCGGCGTGGACAGCGGCACGCTGAACCAGGGCGGCCGAGTCTGGGGCCGGCAGGCCTACGTGGGCCTGAGCGGTGACTTCGGCACGGTGGCCCTGGGCCGCCAGTATTCGATGCTGTATTGGTCCCAACTGGATGCGGACCTGCTGGGCCCGGCCATGTTCGGCTCCGGCTCGCTGGATAGCTACCTGCCCAATTCCCGCGTGGACAACGCCATGGCCTGGCGCGGCACCTTCAGCGGCTGGACGCTGGGCGCCACCTTCAGCCCGGGACGCGACTCGGTGAATGCCGGCCCGACGCCTGCGGGCACCAACTGCCCCGGCGAAAGCGCCACCGATTCCAAAGCCTGCCGCCAGTGGTCTGCCATGGTGAAGTACGACACCGCCAACTGGGGTGCGGTGGCCGCCGTGGATGCGATCCGCGGGGGCACTGGCGCCTTTGCCGGGCTCACCAGCAGTGCACTGACAGACCGCCGCGCCACGGTGGCCGGCTGGGCCAGGTGGGACAACTGGAAAGTGGGCGGCGGGCTGATCAACCGCCGCAACGAGGGCAGCACCACCACACCCAAGAGCAAGCTCTGGTACGTTGGGGCCGGCTATACGGTGAACCCGCAAATCCTGCTGGAGGCGGAACTGTTCAAGCTGGACTACAAGAACAGCGCAAACCAGGCGACGCTGCTCGCGGTGCGGGCCACCTACACGCTCTCCAAGCGCACTGCGCTTTACGCCACCGCTGGCCGCATCGACAACGACGGCACGCTGGCCCTGAGCGTGAGCAATGCGGCTTCTGGCGGCACACCGCCGGCAGGCGGCTCGCAGAACGGCATTGCAACCGGCATCAAGCACAGCTTCTGA
- a CDS encoding NAD(P)/FAD-dependent oxidoreductase: MERVDCIVIGAGVVGLAVAREMAQRGLETVVLERALDIGTGTSSRNSEVIHAGIYYPTGSLKAELCVRGKALLYDYCAARNIPHQRCGKFIVATSPDQQQKLEQLLETGRRNGVDDLVMMSGAQAMAAEASLRCVAALDSRSTGIIDSHGLMLALRGDFEAAGGMVAFDAPVTAGVCGSDGVALQVAGSEPMEIQAPLVINAAGLGAQGVARCLRGMPETLVPPLFLAKGNYYSLQGRSPFSRLIYPVPEDGGLGVHLTLDLGGQARFGPDVEWVDTEHYQVDARRADVFYGAIRRYWPALADGALQPAYAGIRPKISGPGSAAEDFMLQGPSQHGQVGLMNLFGIESPGLTASMAIGQAVADQML; encoded by the coding sequence ATGGAACGCGTGGATTGCATCGTGATCGGTGCGGGTGTGGTGGGGCTGGCGGTGGCGCGTGAGATGGCGCAACGCGGGCTGGAAACCGTGGTGCTGGAGCGGGCGCTGGACATCGGCACCGGCACCAGCTCCCGCAACAGCGAGGTGATCCATGCCGGCATCTACTACCCCACAGGTTCCCTGAAAGCCGAGCTCTGCGTGCGGGGCAAGGCGCTGCTGTACGACTATTGCGCTGCCCGCAACATCCCGCACCAGCGTTGCGGCAAGTTCATCGTGGCCACATCGCCGGATCAGCAGCAGAAGCTGGAGCAGTTGCTGGAGACGGGCCGGCGCAATGGCGTGGACGATCTGGTGATGATGTCCGGTGCGCAGGCGATGGCGGCGGAAGCGTCCCTGCGCTGTGTGGCGGCGCTGGACAGCCGCTCCACCGGCATCATCGACAGCCACGGCCTGATGCTGGCCCTGCGCGGCGACTTCGAAGCGGCGGGCGGCATGGTGGCATTTGATGCGCCGGTGACGGCCGGCGTGTGCGGCTCGGACGGCGTTGCGCTGCAGGTGGCCGGGAGCGAGCCGATGGAAATCCAGGCGCCGCTGGTGATCAATGCGGCGGGCCTTGGCGCGCAGGGGGTGGCGCGTTGCCTGCGTGGCATGCCGGAAACGCTGGTGCCGCCGTTGTTCCTGGCTAAAGGCAATTACTACAGCCTGCAAGGCCGCTCACCGTTCTCACGGCTGATCTACCCGGTGCCGGAGGACGGCGGCCTGGGGGTGCACCTCACGCTGGATCTGGGCGGCCAGGCTCGATTCGGCCCGGACGTGGAATGGGTGGACACCGAGCACTATCAGGTCGATGCCCGCCGGGCGGATGTCTTTTATGGCGCCATCCGCCGGTACTGGCCCGCCTTGGCGGACGGCGCGCTGCAGCCCGCTTATGCTGGCATTCGACCCAAGATCAGCGGGCCGGGTTCCGCCGCCGAGGACTTCATGCTGCAGGGGCCTTCCCAACACGGGCAGGTCGGGCTGATGAACCTGTTCGGGATCGAATCGCCAGGGCTGACCGCGTCCATGGCGATTGGTCAGGCTGTGGCGGACCAGATGCTTTAG
- a CDS encoding DUF3309 family protein: MISTILLVILILLLIGALPTWPHSRAWGYYPSGGLGLVVVILLVLLLLGYI, encoded by the coding sequence ATGATCAGCACCATCCTGCTTGTGATCCTGATCCTGCTACTGATTGGGGCGCTGCCCACCTGGCCGCACAGCCGTGCATGGGGCTATTACCCCAGCGGCGGCCTGGGCCTGGTGGTCGTCATTCTGCTGGTGCTGCTGCTGTTGGGATACATCTGA
- a CDS encoding LysR family transcriptional regulator — translation MKLTNLRALVASVEEGSLRGAARRIGVSQPALTKMIRELERELATTLLLRSTTGVLATAQGMVLYERAIAADRELAHAVDQIQQLGGRMTGTLAIGAVPLAVMLLVPEALRTFGAEFPEIQLRIIEELYMAQLTRLRKGEVDIALGPLPEHLPSGEFTVEPLMPVDMMIVVGKGNPLRRAKTLVELNDVPWVYTGATSDAGYARTLFENHGLKPPPAGALVNSTLGLLSIIASGNCVGLMPQQIAAHPFAMQHVEVVRVAEGPLRLTIGALARADSALKPSVRHFLAHLHRAAHHLTGAQRI, via the coding sequence ATGAAACTGACGAATCTCAGGGCGCTGGTCGCCTCGGTGGAAGAAGGCAGCCTGCGCGGAGCCGCGCGTCGAATTGGCGTGTCGCAGCCGGCATTAACCAAGATGATTCGCGAACTGGAGCGCGAACTGGCCACCACCTTGCTGCTGCGCAGCACCACCGGTGTGCTGGCCACGGCGCAAGGCATGGTGTTGTATGAGCGCGCCATTGCAGCGGACCGGGAACTGGCCCATGCGGTGGATCAGATCCAGCAACTGGGCGGCCGCATGACCGGCACGCTGGCCATCGGTGCGGTGCCCCTGGCGGTGATGCTGCTGGTGCCGGAGGCGCTGCGCACGTTTGGCGCGGAGTTCCCGGAGATTCAGCTGCGCATCATCGAAGAGCTCTACATGGCGCAGCTCACCCGCTTGCGCAAGGGTGAAGTGGACATCGCCCTCGGCCCCCTGCCCGAGCACCTGCCCTCCGGCGAATTCACGGTGGAGCCGCTGATGCCGGTGGACATGATGATCGTGGTGGGCAAAGGCAATCCGTTACGGCGTGCCAAGACTCTGGTGGAACTGAATGATGTGCCCTGGGTGTACACCGGCGCCACATCCGATGCGGGTTATGCCCGCACGCTGTTTGAAAACCACGGGCTCAAGCCGCCGCCGGCGGGTGCGCTGGTGAATTCAACGCTGGGCCTGCTGTCGATCATCGCCAGCGGCAACTGCGTGGGTCTGATGCCGCAGCAGATTGCCGCGCACCCGTTTGCCATGCAACACGTGGAGGTGGTGCGGGTGGCGGAAGGGCCGCTTCGCCTGACGATTGGCGCGCTGGCGCGCGCCGATTCGGCGCTGAAACCAAGCGTGCGGCACTTTCTGGCGCATCTGCATCGGGCAGCCCATCATTTGACGGGGGCGCAGCGGATTTGA
- a CDS encoding efflux transporter outer membrane subunit, protein MRSDTPYFLSALASALLLGACAQIPDLGPRASLPAAGAVAGGADLKGAAEAAWPSDPWWRRYGDPQLNALMDEALRDAPSLKVAEARLKQAAALVEQQGASLRPETTATAGLNRERQSYNNGIPAAFVPQGWNNYGQAAVQLSYDVDLWGRQRDSLAAATSSWMASQADAAQARLSLASQLATAYADFARQFALEDTAKAAVETRQQTSRLMQEREAHGLETRAAVRQAQSRLAQAQGDLLSIQESLVLQRHLMAALLGAGPARGDGLSRPVMDLSQVQGLPQQVELDLLGRRPDIVAARLRAESAGRKIDVARTAFYPNINLSASFGFQSLGLDMLTKSGSQAGSFGPAISLPLFDQGRLTGQYKQAYGTYDEAVAQYRQTLSQALQEVADVAASERALEGRLAQAQAASEAARDAWTLTRRRYEGGLSTYLDVLSAEDSYLNQVKALTELQARLMSLDVSLIKALGGGYQAAATQAG, encoded by the coding sequence ATGCGATCTGATACGCCTTACTTCCTCTCTGCGCTGGCTTCGGCGCTCCTCCTGGGTGCCTGTGCCCAGATTCCCGACCTTGGCCCGCGTGCCAGCCTGCCTGCGGCCGGCGCCGTGGCTGGGGGCGCGGACCTGAAGGGGGCGGCGGAGGCCGCCTGGCCGTCGGACCCGTGGTGGCGCCGTTACGGCGACCCGCAGCTCAATGCGCTGATGGACGAGGCGCTGCGAGACGCCCCCTCGCTGAAGGTGGCAGAGGCCCGCCTGAAGCAGGCGGCCGCGTTGGTGGAGCAGCAGGGCGCCAGTCTGCGCCCCGAAACGACCGCCACGGCCGGCCTGAATCGCGAGCGCCAGAGCTACAACAACGGCATTCCCGCTGCCTTTGTCCCGCAGGGCTGGAACAACTACGGTCAGGCGGCCGTACAGCTCAGCTATGACGTGGACCTGTGGGGCCGCCAGCGCGATTCACTCGCGGCGGCCACCTCCAGCTGGATGGCCAGCCAGGCCGATGCGGCGCAAGCGCGTCTGAGCCTGGCCTCGCAACTCGCCACGGCGTATGCGGATTTCGCGCGTCAGTTTGCGTTGGAAGACACCGCCAAGGCGGCGGTGGAGACCCGTCAGCAGACCAGCCGCCTGATGCAGGAGCGTGAAGCCCACGGCCTGGAAACCCGCGCGGCCGTCCGCCAGGCCCAGTCGCGGCTGGCGCAGGCGCAGGGCGACCTGCTGTCCATCCAGGAATCGCTGGTGCTGCAACGTCATCTGATGGCTGCCTTGCTGGGCGCCGGCCCGGCGCGTGGCGACGGTTTGTCCCGTCCGGTGATGGACCTCAGCCAGGTGCAGGGCCTGCCGCAGCAGGTGGAACTGGATCTGCTGGGGCGTCGGCCGGACATCGTCGCCGCCCGCCTGCGGGCTGAATCTGCCGGGCGCAAGATCGATGTGGCCCGCACCGCGTTTTATCCCAACATCAATCTGAGCGCGTCCTTCGGCTTCCAGTCGCTGGGGTTGGACATGCTGACCAAGTCCGGCTCGCAGGCGGGCAGCTTCGGCCCGGCCATCAGCCTGCCGCTGTTCGACCAGGGACGCCTGACCGGCCAATACAAGCAGGCCTACGGCACCTACGACGAAGCCGTGGCGCAATACCGCCAGACCTTGAGCCAGGCGCTGCAGGAAGTGGCCGACGTGGCCGCCAGCGAACGCGCACTGGAAGGGAGGCTCGCCCAGGCCCAGGCTGCCAGCGAAGCCGCCCGGGATGCCTGGACCCTGACCCGGCGCCGGTATGAGGGCGGGCTCTCCACGTATCTGGATGTGCTGAGCGCCGAGGACAGTTATCTCAATCAGGTCAAAGCCCTGACGGAACTGCAGGCGCGATTGATGAGCCTGGATGTCTCGCTCATCAAAGCCTTGGGCGGGGGTTATCAGGCTGCGGCGACCCAGGCGGGGTGA
- a CDS encoding gallate dioxygenase: MAVIIGGIAASHTPTIGFAFDRDKRHDPTWAPIFEAFDPVREWLDQQKPDVLLFIYNDHVTSFFFDHYSAFTLGVGEQWEVADEGAGARDLPPVKGHPAFAAHVGQSLMADEFDMSFFQHRALDHGCFSPLSMLVDHQPSQAGAEQGGWPVKMVPLQIGVLQFPIPTARRCYKLGQALRRAIESYPEDLRVAIVATGGLSHQVHGERAGFNNTDWDHRFLDLLEKDPEHLADMTHAQYAQLGGLEGAEVIMWLVMRGALSARVDCRHRSYYLPSMTGIATAIFENQAGEPSAGERARRAERIGTQLAGIEQLAGTYPFTLALSVKAYRINHFLHDLVLPERRAAFLHDPDAEFQRAGLTQAEQDLVRRRDWRGLIHYGVIFFMLEKLGAVVGVSNLHIYAAMRGETLEQFQATRNTKALYSVAGKDAGSLDWAAPQKEPS; this comes from the coding sequence ATGGCAGTCATCATCGGCGGCATTGCCGCTTCCCATACCCCCACCATCGGCTTTGCCTTCGACCGCGACAAGCGCCATGACCCGACCTGGGCACCGATCTTCGAAGCGTTTGACCCGGTGCGTGAATGGCTGGACCAGCAAAAGCCGGACGTGCTGCTGTTCATCTACAACGACCACGTCACCTCCTTCTTCTTCGACCACTATTCCGCCTTCACCCTGGGCGTGGGCGAGCAATGGGAGGTGGCGGATGAAGGCGCAGGCGCGCGCGACCTGCCCCCCGTGAAGGGCCATCCGGCCTTTGCCGCCCATGTGGGCCAGAGCCTGATGGCCGATGAATTCGACATGTCCTTCTTCCAGCATCGTGCGCTGGATCACGGCTGCTTTTCACCGCTGTCCATGCTGGTGGATCACCAACCGTCCCAAGCGGGAGCGGAGCAGGGCGGCTGGCCGGTGAAGATGGTGCCGCTGCAGATCGGTGTGCTGCAGTTCCCGATTCCCACCGCACGGCGCTGCTACAAGCTGGGGCAGGCCTTGCGGCGCGCCATTGAGAGTTATCCGGAAGATCTGCGTGTGGCGATTGTGGCCACCGGGGGGCTGTCGCATCAGGTGCATGGCGAGCGGGCCGGCTTCAACAACACCGATTGGGATCATCGCTTCCTGGACCTGCTGGAGAAGGACCCTGAGCACCTGGCCGACATGACCCATGCGCAATACGCGCAATTGGGCGGGCTGGAAGGCGCAGAGGTGATCATGTGGCTGGTGATGCGTGGCGCGTTGTCGGCCCGTGTGGATTGCCGCCACCGCAGCTACTACCTGCCGTCCATGACCGGTATCGCCACGGCCATCTTCGAGAACCAGGCGGGGGAACCCTCAGCAGGTGAACGTGCGCGACGGGCCGAGCGCATTGGCACGCAGCTCGCCGGCATTGAGCAGTTGGCTGGCACCTATCCGTTCACGCTGGCCCTCAGCGTCAAGGCCTACCGCATCAATCACTTCCTGCATGACCTGGTGCTCCCTGAACGCCGGGCGGCTTTCCTGCACGATCCGGACGCCGAATTCCAGCGTGCTGGACTCACCCAGGCCGAGCAGGACCTGGTCCGCCGCCGCGACTGGCGCGGCCTCATCCACTACGGTGTCATCTTTTTCATGCTGGAGAAGCTGGGCGCCGTGGTCGGCGTCTCCAACCTGCACATCTACGCCGCCATGCGCGGCGAAACGCTGGAGCAGTTCCAGGCCACCCGCAACACCAAGGCCCTCTATTCGGTGGCCGGCAAGGATGCGGGCAGCCTGGACTGGGCCGCGCCCCAGAAAGAGCCTTCCTGA
- a CDS encoding DHA2 family efflux MFS transporter permease subunit, with protein sequence MSTSSLGRDGPQAPLQGGQLLAAGLVLAAANFIAVLDTTIANVSVPTIAGNLGATNSQGTYVITSYAVAEAITVPLTGWLARRFGTVRVFIASMVLFGLFSALCGFAQNLGMLVLFRIFQGLAGGPLMPLSQTLLLRIFPKEKAAAATGLWAMTTLVAPIMGPILGGVICDSATWPYIFFINVPVALLCAVAGWRMLKRYESPRDAARIDGVGLGLLVIWVGAFQLMLDEGKDLDWFSSPEIIGLAIVAAIGFVAFLIWERDTPHPVVDLQVFRHRGFTASVITISLAFGAFFGATVLTPLWLQNTMGYTATKAGLVTALSGILAVLSAPLAAQLSTKVDPRRLVCFGVGWLGLVTLYRSTATPDMGFWEIGIPLLVMGVGMPFFFVPLTGLALSSVEESETASAAGLMSFCRTVSGAFATSLVNTSWEDRSTEAHAELSGLTDRFGSLSNQLAQSGFTPDQVLSQINQMVTSQSVTLATNQVFWIAGCCFALAAAAVWLAPKPTRVADTTAAH encoded by the coding sequence ATGAGCACGTCAAGCCTGGGCCGAGACGGCCCACAGGCGCCGCTACAAGGCGGCCAACTGCTGGCGGCCGGTCTGGTGCTGGCAGCGGCCAACTTCATCGCGGTGCTGGACACCACCATCGCCAATGTGTCGGTGCCCACCATTGCCGGCAATCTGGGTGCGACCAACAGCCAGGGTACCTACGTCATCACGTCCTATGCCGTGGCCGAGGCCATCACCGTGCCGCTCACCGGCTGGCTGGCGCGGCGTTTCGGGACGGTGCGGGTGTTCATCGCTTCCATGGTGCTGTTTGGCCTGTTCTCCGCGCTCTGTGGCTTTGCTCAGAACCTGGGCATGCTGGTGCTGTTTCGCATCTTCCAGGGCCTGGCGGGCGGGCCGCTGATGCCCTTGTCCCAGACGCTGCTGCTGCGCATCTTTCCCAAGGAAAAGGCGGCGGCGGCCACCGGTCTGTGGGCCATGACCACGCTGGTGGCGCCGATCATGGGGCCCATCCTGGGTGGGGTGATCTGCGACAGCGCGACCTGGCCCTACATCTTCTTCATCAACGTGCCGGTGGCCCTGCTGTGCGCGGTGGCGGGCTGGCGCATGCTCAAGCGGTATGAAAGCCCGCGCGATGCCGCCCGCATCGACGGCGTGGGCCTGGGCCTGCTGGTGATCTGGGTGGGCGCCTTCCAACTGATGCTGGATGAGGGCAAGGACCTGGACTGGTTCTCTTCGCCGGAAATCATCGGCCTGGCCATCGTGGCAGCCATCGGCTTCGTGGCTTTCCTGATCTGGGAGCGGGACACGCCCCATCCGGTGGTGGACCTGCAGGTGTTCCGGCACCGCGGCTTCACCGCCAGCGTGATCACCATCAGCCTGGCCTTCGGCGCCTTTTTTGGTGCCACGGTGCTGACGCCGCTGTGGCTGCAGAACACCATGGGCTACACGGCCACCAAGGCCGGGCTGGTCACGGCGCTCTCCGGTATTCTGGCGGTGTTGTCCGCGCCGCTGGCCGCGCAGTTGAGCACCAAGGTGGACCCCCGGCGGCTGGTCTGCTTCGGGGTGGGGTGGCTTGGCCTGGTGACGCTCTACCGCAGCACGGCCACACCGGACATGGGCTTCTGGGAGATCGGCATTCCGCTGCTGGTGATGGGCGTGGGCATGCCATTTTTCTTCGTGCCGCTGACGGGCCTGGCACTGTCCAGTGTGGAGGAATCCGAAACCGCGTCCGCTGCCGGCCTGATGAGCTTTTGCCGCACGGTCTCCGGCGCCTTTGCCACCAGCCTGGTCAACACGTCCTGGGAAGACCGCAGCACAGAGGCCCATGCGGAGCTCTCCGGGCTGACCGACCGCTTCGGCAGCTTGTCCAACCAGTTGGCGCAATCCGGCTTCACCCCGGACCAGGTGCTGAGCCAGATCAACCAGATGGTGACCTCCCAAAGCGTGACGCTGGCCACCAACCAGGTGTTCTGGATCGCTGGCTGCTGCTTTGCGCTGGCGGCAGCAGCGGTGTGGCTGGCCCCGAAGCCAACCCGGGTGGCGGACACGACCGCAGCTCATTGA
- a CDS encoding TetR/AcrR family transcriptional regulator, which produces MRTKTEERRVLILDIATEVFLEVGYEKASMAVISSRVGGSKATLYNYFPSKEELFLAVMEYKASRHMVGVFDQLHHDAPLEDVLIRFGIALLEMRLSPELVAIHRMAEHEADRTVVGQLIFHNGIERGWTSVGDFLAECMHRGILPENDPMVAAWHLKALIEANICDRRMLGVIRETPPIDEITVSVRRGVAVWLKGYGVEDAAAKGPDTPRRPASRRARPH; this is translated from the coding sequence ATGCGCACCAAAACTGAAGAACGTCGAGTCTTGATCCTGGACATCGCCACCGAGGTGTTCCTGGAAGTCGGTTACGAAAAGGCCTCCATGGCGGTGATCTCCTCCCGCGTGGGGGGATCCAAGGCCACGCTGTACAACTACTTCCCATCCAAGGAAGAGTTGTTCCTGGCGGTGATGGAGTACAAGGCGTCGCGCCACATGGTCGGCGTCTTTGATCAACTCCACCATGACGCGCCGCTGGAGGACGTGCTCATCCGGTTTGGCATCGCCCTGCTCGAGATGCGCCTCTCCCCGGAACTGGTGGCTATCCATCGGATGGCGGAGCACGAAGCCGACCGCACCGTGGTGGGGCAACTGATCTTCCACAACGGCATCGAGCGGGGGTGGACCTCCGTCGGGGATTTCCTGGCCGAATGCATGCACCGGGGCATCCTGCCGGAGAACGATCCCATGGTCGCCGCCTGGCACCTCAAGGCGCTGATCGAAGCCAATATCTGCGACCGCCGCATGCTCGGAGTGATACGAGAAACCCCCCCTATCGACGAGATCACGGTCTCGGTGCGCCGTGGGGTGGCCGTGTGGCTGAAGGGCTATGGGGTGGAAGACGCTGCGGCCAAGGGGCCGGACACCCCCAGGCGCCCCGCCTCCCGGCGGGCACGTCCCCATTGA
- a CDS encoding HlyD family efflux transporter periplasmic adaptor subunit translates to MSHADHHFDSNNAAHSAAQANAAAGADDALNDTSTPSSAGAGTGSNGPASAAFKPAAAPQPARRKPRLAMLAAAVVLLGGGAWAYHHFIGERYVSTDNAYTAAEVAQITPAIDAITQRVRVVDTQEVRKGDVLVELDATDARLALAQAEAELGRAERRVRTYQANDLGYRAQVAAREAEQEQADAQLKVAQADLDRAKLDLSRRQALATSGSVSGEELSNAQAAFNTALARLSAAKATAEQTRANRAATQGAMAANQALIEQAGLADNPEVALARAKRDQARVDLERTVLRAPFDGVVARRQIEVGQKVKAGSVVMTVVPIQQVHVDANFKEGQLGRVHNGQAVELKADLYGSSVVYHGVVVGLAGGTGSAFAAIPAQNATGNWIKVVQRVPVRVAIDPKELAERPLQVGLSMEVTIDTRTQASSALAALALPEAGTADREAPAAPAADAGAAPGATSTTMTNASSPVPLKANPSATPSATAIITR, encoded by the coding sequence ATGTCCCACGCTGACCATCACTTCGACTCCAACAACGCCGCTCACTCCGCTGCCCAGGCCAATGCCGCAGCGGGCGCCGACGACGCGCTGAACGACACGTCCACCCCGTCGTCGGCAGGCGCCGGAACCGGCTCGAACGGGCCGGCTTCGGCCGCGTTCAAGCCTGCTGCCGCACCACAGCCTGCCCGCCGCAAGCCCCGCCTGGCCATGCTGGCCGCCGCAGTGGTGCTGTTGGGCGGTGGCGCATGGGCCTATCACCACTTCATCGGTGAGCGCTATGTCTCCACCGACAACGCCTACACCGCAGCGGAAGTAGCGCAAATCACCCCGGCCATCGATGCCATCACACAGCGGGTGAGGGTGGTGGATACCCAGGAGGTGCGCAAGGGAGATGTGCTGGTGGAGCTGGATGCCACCGACGCCCGCCTCGCGCTGGCCCAGGCTGAAGCGGAGCTGGGCCGTGCCGAGCGCCGGGTGCGCACCTATCAGGCCAATGACCTGGGCTACCGTGCCCAGGTGGCCGCCCGTGAAGCCGAGCAGGAGCAGGCCGATGCCCAACTGAAGGTGGCACAGGCTGACCTGGACCGGGCGAAGCTGGACCTGAGCCGGCGTCAGGCGCTGGCCACCAGCGGTTCAGTGAGCGGCGAGGAACTCTCCAACGCGCAGGCGGCCTTCAACACCGCCTTGGCCCGCCTGTCGGCGGCCAAGGCCACAGCCGAGCAGACGCGCGCCAACCGCGCGGCCACCCAGGGCGCCATGGCGGCCAACCAGGCGCTGATTGAACAGGCCGGCCTGGCCGACAACCCGGAGGTGGCGCTGGCCCGTGCCAAGCGGGATCAGGCACGCGTGGACCTGGAGCGCACCGTGTTGCGCGCGCCGTTTGATGGCGTGGTGGCACGCCGCCAGATCGAAGTCGGGCAGAAGGTAAAGGCAGGCAGCGTGGTGATGACGGTGGTGCCCATCCAGCAAGTGCATGTGGATGCCAATTTCAAGGAAGGCCAGTTGGGCCGTGTGCACAACGGCCAGGCCGTGGAGCTGAAGGCCGACCTGTATGGCTCGTCGGTGGTCTATCACGGCGTGGTGGTCGGCCTGGCCGGCGGCACCGGATCGGCCTTCGCCGCCATTCCCGCACAGAATGCGACGGGCAACTGGATCAAGGTGGTTCAACGCGTGCCGGTGCGTGTGGCCATCGATCCCAAGGAACTGGCCGAGCGTCCGCTGCAGGTCGGGCTGTCGATGGAAGTGACCATCGATACACGCACCCAGGCCAGCTCCGCGCTGGCAGCACTCGCGTTGCCGGAGGCTGGAACGGCGGACCGCGAGGCGCCCGCAGCCCCTGCTGCCGATGCTGGCGCGGCCCCTGGCGCTACGTCCACCACAATGACCAACGCGTCCAGCCCGGTGCCCCTCAAGGCGAATCCTTCGGCCACCCCTTCGGCCACCGCCATCATCACCCGCTGA